A single Xylella taiwanensis DNA region contains:
- a CDS encoding LolA-related protein, which yields MRRALPWMLILLCSGAPLLLTAANEQDDVTWILKTLAHPVSVSIPFLELHRSALLKTRLRVQGYYRWLDAQTLVREVTVPYHEVTTLRNGEVILERDGKARRRFDLSRAPELAALYTGLSALLSGNRALLERNFRVRAEGTQDVWQLHLAPLEATLAQQVREVRLYGRGADLNCMESVPARGDVQRTLLAGAVQAVTAVDNTTTLVALCHGRST from the coding sequence ATGCGTCGTGCCTTGCCGTGGATGCTGATACTGCTGTGCAGCGGCGCACCGCTGCTGCTGACCGCAGCAAATGAGCAGGATGATGTCACCTGGATACTTAAGACGCTGGCCCACCCAGTGTCAGTGAGTATCCCGTTTTTGGAATTGCACCGCTCGGCATTATTGAAGACCCGGTTGCGGGTTCAGGGCTATTACCGTTGGCTGGATGCGCAGACCCTGGTGCGCGAAGTAACCGTGCCGTACCACGAGGTGACAACGCTGCGCAATGGCGAGGTGATCCTTGAGCGCGATGGCAAGGCACGACGCCGTTTTGATCTGTCACGCGCACCTGAGTTAGCTGCTTTGTACACTGGATTAAGTGCGTTGCTGTCAGGCAACCGCGCGTTGCTCGAACGGAATTTTCGTGTTCGTGCCGAGGGCACACAGGATGTTTGGCAACTGCATCTGGCCCCTCTGGAGGCAACATTGGCGCAACAGGTGCGTGAGGTGCGTCTGTATGGACGTGGTGCCGATCTGAACTGTATGGAAAGTGTGCCGGCCAGAGGGGACGTGCAGCGTACCTTATTGGCCGGTGCAGTACAGGCGGTGACTGCGGTGGATAACACAACAACACTGGTCGCGCTATGTCATGGCCGTTCTACGTGA